A region from the Pseudomonadota bacterium genome encodes:
- a CDS encoding DUF1972 domain-containing protein: MKIAILGTRGIPNNYGGPETNAEMMSPIFTALGHEVTVYSPDEHPYQQGTWQGIRIRHIFNQESRFGIWGTLAYDFLCLRDALAGDFDIVLELGYVPVAIFYPLFFRRRAMLVTNMDGLEWKRSKWNRLLQRFARLTEMLGARCSDALIADNEAIRDYLREEYGRDSRFIPYGAAPVSGPDASHLEHYAVKPQAYFMLIARLEPENNIETILDGYLESGDTRPFLVVGKTSTVYGAKLVAKYAASPSIRFLGGIYDYAVLSSLRWQAAIYFHGHSVGGTNPSLVEAMASNAFIAAHDNPFNRSVLAANARYFHGAADVAHIINADHDSDRQAFVARNLDKVRTVYNWDVVAREHLHLFDALLAGRR, translated from the coding sequence ATGAAAATCGCAATTCTCGGCACTCGGGGCATTCCCAATAATTACGGCGGTCCGGAAACGAATGCGGAGATGATGTCGCCCATCTTCACCGCGCTGGGTCATGAGGTCACGGTTTACAGCCCGGATGAGCATCCCTACCAGCAAGGCACTTGGCAGGGCATCCGCATCAGGCACATCTTCAACCAGGAGAGCCGGTTCGGCATCTGGGGCACATTGGCCTATGACTTTCTGTGCCTGCGCGACGCGCTGGCCGGCGACTTCGATATCGTGCTGGAGCTCGGTTACGTGCCGGTCGCCATTTTCTATCCGTTGTTTTTCCGCCGTCGCGCCATGCTCGTGACCAACATGGATGGCCTCGAATGGAAGCGCAGCAAATGGAATCGGCTATTGCAGCGCTTTGCGCGCTTGACCGAAATGCTGGGCGCGCGCTGCAGCGACGCACTGATCGCCGACAACGAAGCGATTCGTGACTACCTGCGCGAGGAGTACGGGCGCGACAGTCGTTTCATTCCCTATGGCGCGGCTCCCGTCTCCGGCCCCGATGCGTCGCACCTCGAGCATTACGCCGTTAAGCCCCAGGCCTACTTCATGCTGATCGCGCGACTCGAGCCTGAAAACAACATCGAGACCATTCTCGACGGGTATCTCGAGTCCGGCGACACGCGCCCGTTTCTGGTGGTCGGTAAGACGTCGACCGTGTACGGCGCAAAGCTGGTGGCCAAATACGCCGCCTCCCCGTCTATTCGTTTTCTTGGCGGCATTTATGACTACGCGGTGTTGAGCTCGCTGCGCTGGCAAGCGGCGATTTATTTTCACGGACACTCGGTCGGAGGTACCAATCCGTCGCTGGTGGAGGCGATGGCGTCCAACGCCTTCATCGCCGCTCACGATAATCCCTTCAACCGCAGTGTGCTCGCGGCGAACGCCCGCTATTTCCATGGTGCCGCCGACGTGGCCCACATCATCAACGCCGACCACGACAGCGACCGCCAGGCCTTCGTCGCGCGCAACCTCGACAAGGTGCGAACCGTCTACAACTGGGACGTGGTGGCGCGCGAACACCTGCACTTGTTCGATGCCCTGCTTGCGGGGCGCCGTTGA